A stretch of Pseudomonas sp. CCC3.1 DNA encodes these proteins:
- a CDS encoding helix-turn-helix transcriptional regulator — translation MVLGQRIRALRKALGLTQAQLAESLDYEPMTISRFERGEYSPGFDALHQLAKALGVSLASLLQFEAKEPLGAGELRHQLCDIIYETEDPKVLMGMLKAIRKARGG, via the coding sequence ATGGTTCTCGGCCAACGGATCAGGGCATTACGAAAGGCGTTGGGGTTGACTCAGGCACAGCTTGCAGAGTCACTGGACTATGAACCGATGACCATAAGCAGGTTTGAACGTGGTGAGTATTCGCCGGGATTTGATGCGCTGCATCAGCTTGCGAAGGCATTGGGTGTTTCGCTGGCGTCACTTCTTCAATTTGAAGCCAAAGAACCATTGGGTGCTGGCGAGCTTCGGCATCAGCTTTGCGACATCATTTATGAAACCGAAGACCCCAAAGTATTGATGGGCATGCTCAAAGCTATTCGAAAGGCGCGGGGTGGCTAG
- a CDS encoding recombinase family protein, with protein sequence MSRTFLYARVSTLGQFTENQVQEVKTAGFDVQPGRVIEETISGSVAAKERPGFQKLLERMESGDVLIVTKLDRLGRNAMDVRQSVEHLAVTGIRVHCLALGGVDLTSAAGKMTMQVLGAVAEFERDLLIERTQQGLIRAKAAGKKLGRPEAAGTTTAVQRLKAKDMTQAQAAAELGVGIATIKRHWNKA encoded by the coding sequence ATGTCCCGCACTTTCCTTTATGCCCGTGTCTCGACCTTAGGCCAGTTCACTGAAAACCAAGTGCAGGAGGTCAAGACCGCCGGCTTCGACGTACAGCCCGGCCGGGTAATTGAGGAAACCATCTCGGGTAGTGTGGCTGCCAAGGAACGTCCAGGCTTTCAGAAGCTGCTGGAACGTATGGAGAGTGGAGACGTGCTGATCGTTACCAAGCTTGACCGTCTAGGACGTAACGCGATGGATGTACGGCAGTCAGTCGAGCATCTGGCTGTCACAGGCATCCGCGTTCACTGCCTCGCCCTTGGCGGTGTAGACCTGACATCGGCAGCAGGCAAGATGACCATGCAAGTGCTGGGCGCTGTAGCTGAGTTTGAGCGTGACTTACTAATCGAACGTACCCAGCAAGGTTTGATTCGCGCAAAGGCTGCGGGCAAGAAACTGGGTAGACCAGAGGCTGCTGGCACTACAACAGCAGTACAACGACTCAAAGCAAAGGACATGACACAGGCCCAGGCAGCAGCGGAACTGGGGGTAGGCATTGCTACAATCAAACGACATTGGAATAAGGCTTGA
- a CDS encoding DEAD/DEAH box helicase, with translation MNKTINIASSRPGTGKTTNACRIIPQWIALGNRVLFVVPTKLLADEVSSKLRDLGLAPLKIDSRDGTAAIATLNKHLDPAEDNNLIVCQHASFHQCRIKHLGSWTVIVDELPLAVRPQANKIKTSQLVALQHLDIDTSGRVTIKSGCVKNIEIELRAFRPNSNGTGPTSLLSKEALQIYEAAYANQEIFVSTGEDKKYSVVYFADEAGFFDRFKHCREVHLLTATWAGSLFEWFADAHGFNYRNSILLPSNTLKHNKKVTIYPMLTWDQCSKSVLNSTHKPQTGNAVTGKEKRNIQIITDLVSNLVGPTREYLVFVQNWALLDHKSNLIECPMDSRGLNEWLHVSNVLCMFHGNHVTIATKCLKYLAEKYNKSYESLRDAWKRTYLFDATLQNVYRCSLRDDTSTEDVNLYVQTYEVAEYLVNTYLKEAIIDTKHTRTYRKHETRGPKPETNKPEAMRLLASGLKPGTVAKRTNILVSTIYNYTKEVKRLGLENQI, from the coding sequence ATGAATAAAACAATCAACATCGCCTCATCTCGCCCCGGAACAGGCAAAACCACAAATGCTTGCCGAATCATTCCCCAATGGATAGCTTTAGGCAACCGAGTATTATTTGTGGTACCAACAAAGCTTCTTGCAGATGAAGTTTCCAGCAAATTACGCGATTTGGGGCTCGCGCCTTTGAAAATTGATAGTCGCGATGGGACTGCCGCAATTGCAACATTAAACAAACACCTTGACCCGGCTGAGGATAATAATCTGATCGTATGTCAGCATGCATCGTTTCACCAATGCAGAATAAAACACCTAGGCAGCTGGACTGTGATTGTCGATGAGTTACCTTTAGCTGTAAGGCCACAAGCCAACAAGATTAAAACCTCCCAGCTGGTAGCATTACAACACCTTGATATTGACACGTCCGGTCGAGTAACTATCAAATCAGGTTGCGTAAAAAACATTGAAATTGAGCTGCGGGCCTTTCGTCCAAATTCAAACGGGACCGGTCCGACCTCATTATTGTCGAAGGAGGCTCTTCAAATATACGAAGCAGCATATGCTAACCAAGAAATTTTCGTCTCAACCGGGGAAGATAAAAAATATTCCGTTGTGTACTTTGCTGATGAGGCTGGGTTCTTCGATAGATTCAAACATTGCCGTGAAGTGCATCTGCTCACTGCCACATGGGCTGGTTCTCTTTTCGAGTGGTTCGCAGACGCCCACGGTTTTAATTATCGCAATTCGATCCTATTACCAAGCAACACACTCAAACACAACAAGAAAGTAACAATCTACCCTATGCTTACTTGGGATCAGTGTAGCAAGTCGGTATTGAACTCCACTCACAAGCCCCAAACTGGAAATGCTGTAACTGGCAAAGAAAAACGCAACATTCAAATTATCACAGACCTCGTATCAAACTTAGTCGGACCTACCCGAGAATACCTTGTATTCGTACAAAATTGGGCACTCCTTGATCATAAAAGCAACCTTATTGAATGCCCTATGGACAGCCGTGGCTTGAATGAGTGGCTGCACGTATCTAATGTATTGTGCATGTTTCATGGAAATCACGTTACCATTGCTACTAAGTGCTTGAAATATTTAGCCGAAAAGTACAATAAGTCTTATGAATCACTGCGTGATGCCTGGAAGAGAACATACTTGTTCGATGCTACGCTTCAAAACGTGTACCGTTGTTCGTTACGGGATGATACGTCCACAGAAGATGTAAACTTATACGTGCAAACCTACGAGGTTGCCGAATATTTAGTTAACACGTATCTGAAAGAAGCGATCATCGATACAAAGCATACCAGAACGTATAGAAAGCATGAAACTCGGGGACCAAAACCGGAAACAAACAAACCCGAAGCAATGCGTTTGCTAGCATCTGGCTTAAAGCCAGGCACCGTAGCAAAAAGAACCAATATACTAGTAAGCACGATATATAATTACACCAAGGAGGTGAAACGGCTAGGCTTAGAAAATCAAATTTAG
- the dnaX gene encoding DNA polymerase III subunit gamma/tau: MSYQVLARKWRPRSFREMVGQTHVLKALINALDSQRLHHAYLFTGTRGVGKTTIARIIAKCLNCETGITSTPCGTCSVCREIDEGRFVDLIEIDAASRTKVEDTRELLDNVQYAPSRGRFKVYLIDEVHMLSSHSFNALLKTLEEPPPYVKFILATTDPQKLPATILSRCLQFSLKNMTPERVVEHLTHVLSVENVPFEDDALWLLGRAADGSMRDAMSLTDQAIAFGEGKVLAADVRAMLGTLDHGQVFDLLHALIQGDARALLEAVRHLAEQGPDWNGVLSEILNVFHRVAIAQALPEGVDNGHGDRDRVLALAQALPAEDVQFYYQMGLIGRRDLPLAPDPRGGFEMVLLRMLAFRPADTGDAPSQPLKPVGISQATVDSAQTVAGAAAVAPVVEPRVEPAPVAVAVPVEEVVAPAPAPAPVAAVLPPAVPEKDLPWNDRSATAPAIEDDVVPEPMLDMVSEQPDLPPMPLPTPDSVVPDAPEWVAAPIVEPAVEQVDAAVPGMDRDDEPPLDEDYIEPDMDSAAYSYLDELASEHAVEPAPEPEPLPAAMPATGLALEWLNMFPQLPVSGMTASIGANCTLIAVDGDDWLLHLDPAHSALFNATQQRRLNDALNQFHQRTLKVTIELVKPEQETPAQAASRLRAERQRLAEESIYADPLVQQMIQQFGAAVRDDTIQPVDVVEAQAS; this comes from the coding sequence ATGAGTTATCAGGTTCTTGCACGTAAATGGCGTCCGCGCTCGTTCCGCGAAATGGTCGGCCAGACCCATGTGCTCAAGGCTCTGATCAACGCCCTGGACAGTCAGCGCCTGCACCACGCCTACCTGTTTACCGGTACCCGTGGCGTTGGCAAGACCACCATTGCGCGGATTATCGCCAAATGCCTGAACTGTGAAACAGGTATCACCTCGACGCCCTGTGGGACGTGTTCGGTGTGTCGCGAAATCGATGAGGGGCGTTTTGTCGACCTCATCGAGATCGACGCCGCGAGCCGGACCAAGGTTGAGGACACGCGTGAGTTGCTCGACAACGTGCAGTACGCGCCAAGCCGTGGGCGCTTCAAGGTCTATCTGATCGACGAAGTGCACATGCTTTCCAGCCATTCCTTCAATGCGCTGTTGAAAACCCTCGAAGAGCCGCCGCCCTACGTCAAATTCATTTTGGCGACCACTGATCCGCAAAAGCTGCCAGCGACGATCCTGTCTCGCTGCTTGCAGTTCTCGCTGAAAAACATGACGCCTGAGCGCGTCGTCGAGCACTTGACCCACGTGTTGAGTGTCGAGAACGTGCCGTTCGAAGACGATGCGCTGTGGTTGCTGGGCCGTGCCGCTGATGGCTCGATGCGTGATGCCATGAGCCTCACCGATCAGGCGATTGCGTTCGGCGAAGGCAAGGTGCTGGCCGCCGATGTGCGGGCGATGCTGGGTACGCTCGACCACGGTCAGGTCTTTGACCTGCTGCACGCCTTGATTCAGGGCGATGCGCGGGCGCTGCTTGAGGCGGTGCGGCATTTGGCCGAGCAAGGCCCGGACTGGAATGGCGTGCTGTCCGAGATTCTTAACGTGTTTCACCGTGTTGCGATTGCCCAGGCGCTGCCTGAAGGCGTCGACAACGGGCATGGCGACCGAGATCGTGTGTTGGCCCTGGCGCAGGCATTGCCCGCCGAAGACGTACAGTTTTATTACCAGATGGGCCTGATCGGTCGGCGCGATCTGCCGCTGGCGCCAGACCCGCGAGGCGGTTTTGAAATGGTCCTGCTGCGGATGCTGGCCTTCCGCCCAGCGGACACCGGCGATGCGCCGAGTCAGCCGCTAAAGCCAGTGGGGATCAGCCAGGCCACAGTTGATTCCGCCCAAACCGTGGCTGGCGCGGCTGCTGTTGCGCCAGTTGTTGAGCCGCGTGTAGAGCCGGCTCCCGTGGCTGTTGCTGTGCCGGTCGAGGAGGTGGTTGCGCCTGCGCCTGCGCCTGCGCCTGTGGCCGCTGTGCTGCCGCCTGCCGTGCCTGAAAAAGATTTGCCGTGGAATGACCGGTCAGCAACTGCGCCTGCAATCGAAGACGACGTCGTGCCTGAGCCGATGCTCGATATGGTCAGCGAGCAGCCCGATTTGCCGCCAATGCCGTTGCCGACGCCAGACAGCGTTGTGCCGGACGCGCCGGAGTGGGTGGCGGCGCCGATCGTTGAGCCAGCCGTCGAGCAGGTAGATGCTGCGGTGCCGGGCATGGATCGCGACGACGAACCGCCCCTGGATGAAGACTACATCGAGCCGGACATGGACTCGGCGGCGTACAGCTACCTGGACGAATTGGCCAGCGAGCATGCGGTTGAACCTGCGCCAGAGCCTGAACCCTTGCCAGCCGCAATGCCTGCGACGGGCCTTGCCCTTGAATGGTTGAACATGTTCCCCCAATTACCGGTATCGGGCATGACGGCGAGCATTGGCGCCAACTGCACCTTGATCGCCGTTGACGGTGATGACTGGTTGCTGCACCTGGACCCGGCTCACAGCGCGCTGTTTAACGCGACCCAGCAGCGTCGACTCAATGATGCGTTGAACCAGTTTCATCAGCGCACGCTCAAAGTGACGATAGAGCTGGTCAAGCCCGAGCAGGAAACCCCGGCCCAGGCGGCCTCGCGTTTGCGCGCCGAGCGTCAGCGTCTGGCCGAAGAGTCGATTTACGCAGACCCGCTGGTCCAGCAAATGATTCAACAGTTCGGCGCGGCAGTCCGCGACGATACGATTCAACCTGTCGACGTTGTAGAGGCTCAGGCTTCGTAG
- a CDS encoding site-specific integrase yields the protein MAYITRRGPVYYLNLRLPGHLFPRCHTLRLSLNIRHRQHALFLATSLAQQVHTHLNEHPMADLPTLRRLCSEWRDSAPSQTIQPAARKPTTDKVMRNGDGPTLATLSKLYIEEGKRGGTWREVSAFEVERAMRDLFELMGDMPVSDFDAGQARTLKDRLSRCPQYFGLLPRFKGKTLGQVVDSNNTYKTISAVTVNNRLRKLSAFFNWCKVNGYTSENPLAGLRVMTGTAKDARISFDQDDLAKLLNLKTLTFEARKHSWRYWLPLLGRTTGARLEELCQLHVDDFILQQGIHCIRIDDNREDQKLKNSSSRRVLPIHPALIALGLLNHIQDIRSSGVTRLFSDLEPTRGKLGHAPSKWFGRYKTKLGITDSRKTFHSFRHTIIDEMRDAGVQDSLIKRIAGHEDSSVTFGIYGSRTPMNAMMEAIKHIELPPPQLT from the coding sequence ATGGCCTACATAACCCGTCGCGGACCCGTCTATTACCTGAATCTCAGACTACCCGGGCATCTCTTCCCGAGGTGTCACACATTGCGTTTGAGCTTGAACATTCGACATCGTCAACACGCACTCTTCCTGGCAACTTCACTCGCCCAGCAAGTGCACACTCACCTGAACGAACACCCCATGGCAGACCTTCCGACACTGCGTAGGCTGTGTTCGGAGTGGCGGGACTCTGCCCCCTCACAAACAATCCAACCAGCCGCAAGAAAGCCTACAACCGACAAAGTGATGCGGAATGGTGACGGCCCTACCCTCGCCACATTGTCCAAGCTTTATATCGAAGAAGGAAAACGCGGTGGGACATGGCGGGAGGTCAGTGCCTTCGAGGTGGAACGTGCCATGCGTGATCTGTTCGAACTGATGGGCGATATGCCTGTTTCAGACTTCGATGCAGGACAAGCGCGTACGCTCAAGGACCGGCTGAGTCGGTGCCCGCAATACTTTGGACTCTTGCCTAGGTTCAAAGGCAAGACATTGGGACAGGTGGTCGATTCAAACAACACATACAAAACTATCAGCGCCGTAACGGTGAACAACCGACTCCGAAAGCTTTCTGCTTTTTTTAACTGGTGCAAAGTGAACGGCTATACCAGTGAAAATCCGTTGGCTGGTCTTCGGGTCATGACCGGCACTGCGAAAGATGCACGGATTTCGTTCGATCAGGATGACTTGGCCAAGTTGTTAAACCTTAAGACGTTGACATTTGAAGCACGAAAGCATTCATGGCGCTACTGGCTCCCTTTGCTAGGTCGTACTACAGGGGCAAGACTTGAAGAGTTGTGCCAGCTTCATGTCGATGACTTTATCCTGCAACAAGGTATTCATTGCATCCGTATTGATGACAACCGTGAAGATCAGAAACTAAAGAATTCCAGTAGCCGCCGCGTGCTCCCAATACATCCCGCGCTGATTGCACTCGGATTACTTAACCATATCCAGGATATTCGCAGCAGTGGTGTCACTCGTCTTTTTTCAGATCTTGAACCGACACGCGGAAAATTAGGTCATGCCCCAAGCAAATGGTTCGGTCGATACAAAACGAAGCTGGGCATTACCGACTCTAGAAAGACCTTCCACAGCTTTCGCCACACGATCATCGATGAAATGCGGGATGCAGGGGTACAGGACTCTCTAATTAAACGCATAGCAGGTCATGAAGATAGCTCAGTCACTTTTGGCATCTACGGAAGCCGCACCCCGATGAACGCCATGATGGAAGCAATAAAACACATTGAACTGCCACCCCCCCAACTCACCTAA